One segment of Fibrobacter sp. UWR3 DNA contains the following:
- a CDS encoding DNA-directed RNA polymerase subunit alpha — MMWKSLQMPRSFQKVESSEDGRKAKFVVEALERGWGITLGNALRRVLLSSLQGAAIVSVKIEGVEKEMSTIPGVKEDVTDIILNLKSIRVKLLSDHDETLHLDMSGDGEVTAKDFMDNPNVVILTPDVHIATLNGNASLSMDVKISCGRGFVRADELKDKDAPIGVIATDANFNPVQQVAMHISDTRVGQRTDFNRLELEITTDGSIDPEDALAYAAKLLVDHLEIFINFEGDLESPEEIEMDEERQRIATLLRTRVEELELSVRSSNCLRMANIHTVGELVRNKENDMLKYKNFGRKSLVELNEVLTSMGLSFGMDVDDYLKD, encoded by the coding sequence ATGATGTGGAAATCACTTCAGATGCCGCGTAGCTTCCAGAAGGTGGAATCTAGCGAAGACGGTCGCAAGGCCAAGTTTGTTGTCGAGGCTCTCGAAAGGGGCTGGGGCATCACGCTCGGTAACGCTCTCCGCCGTGTGCTTCTTTCCTCCCTGCAGGGTGCGGCAATCGTCTCCGTGAAAATCGAAGGCGTTGAAAAGGAAATGTCTACGATTCCGGGTGTCAAGGAAGATGTCACGGATATCATCCTGAACTTGAAGAGCATCCGCGTGAAGCTCCTTTCCGACCATGACGAAACACTGCACCTGGATATGTCCGGTGACGGCGAAGTCACGGCCAAGGACTTCATGGACAATCCGAACGTGGTCATCCTGACCCCGGATGTCCATATCGCGACATTGAACGGGAACGCTTCGCTCTCCATGGATGTGAAGATCTCCTGTGGCCGCGGTTTTGTCCGTGCCGACGAATTGAAGGACAAGGACGCTCCGATCGGCGTTATCGCCACGGACGCTAACTTCAACCCGGTGCAGCAGGTCGCGATGCACATCAGCGATACCCGCGTTGGACAGCGTACCGATTTCAACCGCCTGGAACTCGAAATCACGACTGACGGCTCCATCGATCCCGAAGACGCCCTCGCATACGCTGCGAAGCTCCTCGTCGATCACCTGGAAATCTTCATCAACTTCGAAGGCGACCTCGAGAGCCCCGAAGAAATCGAGATGGACGAAGAACGCCAGCGTATTGCGACGCTCCTGCGCACCCGCGTGGAAGAACTCGAACTCTCCGTTCGTTCCAGCAACTGCCTGCGTATGGCCAACATCCATACCGTCGGCGAACTTGTGCGCAACAAGGAAAACGATATGCTCAAATACAAGAACTTCGGAAGGAAGTCCTTGGTGGAACTTAACGAGGTATTGACCTCCATGGGCCTTTCTTTTGGCATGGACGTCGATGACTACTTGAAGGATTAA
- the rplQ gene encoding 50S ribosomal protein L17: MRHGVKNKKLGVNAQHKRAILRALATSIIGKGMEAEQSARYVRTTLHKAKIVRSNVDRMITYAKKGDLSARREAARFITSPKVLQDLFATIGPRYATRNGGYTRIIKLGPNRAGDAAEMALIGLVEDEIVVKEKKAAEPAKSDAVSMVEGEGKASN; encoded by the coding sequence ATGAGACACGGTGTAAAGAACAAGAAACTGGGCGTGAACGCCCAACACAAGCGTGCCATCCTCCGCGCCCTTGCTACCTCCATTATCGGTAAGGGCATGGAAGCCGAACAGTCTGCCCGCTACGTGCGCACTACGCTCCACAAGGCAAAGATTGTCCGCTCCAACGTGGACCGCATGATTACCTACGCGAAGAAGGGCGACCTTTCTGCCCGTCGCGAAGCTGCCCGCTTCATCACGAGCCCGAAGGTGCTGCAGGACCTGTTTGCTACCATCGGCCCGCGCTACGCGACCCGCAACGGTGGCTACACTCGCATCATCAAGCTCGGCCCGAACCGCGCTGGTGACGCTGCCGAAATGGCCCTCATCGGCCTCGTCGAAGACGAGATCGTCGTGAAGGAAAAGAAGGCTGCTGAACCCGCCAAGTCCGATGCCGTGAGCATGGTCGAAGGCGAAGGCAAGGCTTCCAACTAA
- a CDS encoding polysaccharide biosynthesis/export family protein: MSRFATFILFLSAFCALSFSATLPSGVTGVTQQGIQPRSSVTLAPAYSEVTVDSTYKLGPGDFLDIGLENNYLTVQIYPDGYVAIEECGSVKVAGKTLAEARELILDLASKRYKREYCYVQLSALKRFRASIMGAVVHVGQHPVDPQTRLSYFIRQAGGPLPTANLEDITLIRNDDTLHIDFNAISTKGDFASDPIIEQGDRIFVPYQVMGENVALLFPGYRTSVPYKEGRTIQEYFELSGAGRLHNYGYKAVCVREPGSDPRWIPITEMSKTTVQANTELEFTVKEMLVYVGGAVARIGQVEYNPSWHAIDYIAAAGLNTISGTWSQVKVWRGNKPDPLKLSVTEDPILPGDYIEIPKSRYEAFKDFTLFLASLLTVVSSAFIIYASYNKQ, from the coding sequence ATGTCTAGGTTCGCGACATTTATCCTGTTCCTGTCTGCTTTTTGCGCCCTCTCGTTTTCGGCGACGCTCCCGAGCGGTGTTACCGGCGTGACCCAGCAGGGAATCCAGCCCAGGAGCAGCGTGACGCTTGCTCCCGCGTATTCGGAAGTCACCGTCGATTCCACGTACAAGCTGGGGCCGGGCGACTTTCTCGATATCGGGCTCGAGAACAACTACCTGACGGTGCAGATTTACCCGGACGGCTATGTCGCAATCGAGGAATGCGGTTCCGTGAAGGTGGCGGGCAAGACCCTCGCCGAGGCCCGCGAACTTATCCTCGACCTTGCATCGAAGCGCTACAAGCGCGAGTACTGCTACGTGCAGCTTTCGGCCCTCAAGCGGTTCCGCGCGAGCATCATGGGCGCGGTGGTGCACGTGGGCCAGCACCCGGTGGACCCGCAGACGCGCCTCAGCTACTTTATCCGGCAGGCGGGCGGTCCGCTCCCGACCGCGAACCTGGAAGACATTACCCTTATTAGGAACGACGATACGCTGCATATCGACTTCAACGCGATATCGACCAAGGGCGATTTCGCGAGTGACCCGATTATAGAGCAGGGTGACCGGATATTCGTGCCCTACCAGGTGATGGGCGAGAACGTCGCGCTCCTGTTCCCGGGTTACCGCACGAGCGTGCCCTACAAGGAAGGGCGCACCATTCAGGAATACTTCGAGCTTTCGGGCGCCGGCCGCCTCCACAACTACGGCTACAAGGCCGTGTGCGTGCGCGAACCGGGTAGCGACCCGCGCTGGATTCCCATAACCGAGATGAGCAAGACCACGGTGCAGGCCAACACGGAACTCGAGTTTACCGTGAAGGAGATGCTCGTTTACGTGGGCGGCGCCGTTGCCCGCATTGGGCAGGTGGAATACAACCCGAGCTGGCACGCCATCGACTACATCGCCGCGGCGGGCCTCAACACGATTTCGGGTACGTGGAGCCAGGTGAAGGTGTGGCGCGGCAACAAGCCCGACCCGCTGAAGCTGAGCGTTACCGAGGACCCGATTCTCCCCGGCGACTACATCGAGATTCCCAAGAGCCGCTACGAGGCGTTCAAGGACTTTACGCTGTTCCTCGCCTCGCTCCTCACGGTCGTGTCATCGGCCTTCATCATCTACGCCAGTTACAACAAACAGTAG